The Gammaproteobacteria bacterium genome contains a region encoding:
- a CDS encoding polysaccharide deacetylase translates to MEYDYTPITQRPRLQWPDGKRVALLITFNLETWDLVKDTDAPYYAGGPPVLPDALPGRVADFPNYTWREYGQRVGIWRQFELFDELGVTPGCTLNAVTCERRLPMVEAAMERGCELIAHNYEQGELLTDFSGDEERERQVIQRTLDIYERTVGRKARGWLSSSLRGTLATPGILAEAGLLFYCDLMNDDQPYLIRTPHGNIVSTPYSNEINDFTILTRRGHTTDEFRDILIDELDELYREGATQARMMNVGLHPHVSGRAYRMRALREFIEHAKSLPGVWWTTREEIAEWYLKQL, encoded by the coding sequence GTGGAATACGACTACACGCCGATCACGCAGCGGCCGCGGCTTCAGTGGCCGGACGGCAAGCGCGTCGCGCTGCTGATCACGTTCAATCTCGAGACCTGGGACCTCGTCAAGGACACCGACGCGCCCTACTACGCCGGCGGGCCGCCGGTCCTTCCCGATGCGCTGCCGGGCCGGGTGGCGGATTTTCCGAACTACACCTGGCGCGAATACGGCCAGCGGGTCGGCATCTGGCGGCAGTTCGAACTGTTCGACGAGCTGGGCGTCACGCCGGGCTGCACGCTCAATGCCGTGACCTGCGAGCGGCGCCTGCCGATGGTGGAGGCCGCCATGGAGCGCGGCTGCGAACTGATCGCGCACAACTACGAGCAGGGCGAACTGCTGACGGACTTTTCCGGCGACGAGGAGCGCGAGCGCCAGGTGATCCAGCGCACGCTGGACATCTACGAGCGCACGGTGGGGCGCAAGGCGCGCGGCTGGCTGTCCTCTTCGCTGCGCGGCACGCTGGCCACACCGGGGATCCTGGCCGAGGCCGGGTTGCTGTTCTACTGCGACCTGATGAACGACGATCAGCCGTACCTGATCCGGACCCCGCACGGCAACATCGTGTCCACCCCGTATTCCAATGAAATCAACGACTTCACGATCCTCACGCGGCGCGGCCACACGACCGACGAATTCCGCGACATCCTGATCGACGAGCTCGACGAGCTGTACCGGGAAGGCGCGACGCAGGCGCGCATGATGAACGTGGGGCTGCATCCGCACGTTTCCGGGCGCGCCTACCGGATGCGCGCGCTGCGCGAGTTCATCGAGCACGCCAAGTCGCTGCCGGGCGTGTGGTGGACGACGCGCGAGGAGATCGCCGAGTGGTACCTGAAGCAACTGTGA